In Engraulis encrasicolus isolate BLACKSEA-1 chromosome 24, IST_EnEncr_1.0, whole genome shotgun sequence, a single genomic region encodes these proteins:
- the LOC134441002 gene encoding mucosal pentraxin-like translates to MKHVILSLLFTACCAVPMDLSGKMFVFPEASATARVQLLPTGSNFTSLTVCFRYFTDQPPSYSLFSMASSASDNDFLIFVSSSGPFDVFTRGQVSRFQGISNEQNTWYSMCSTWDGNSRLVQLWTNGSPSAKRAGFQGNLDGSPFILLGQEQDSVNGGFDAAQSFVGMITDVHMYNYVLSPCEIQAFTNDLNFTPGNVINWRALEFISTGTVVLDNNQLTGCYKGQS, encoded by the exons ATGAAACACGTTATCCTGAGCCTCCTTTTCACAGCTTGCTGTGCTGTTCCAATGG ATCTATCAGGTAAAATGTTTGTCTTTCCTGAGGCGTCTGCAACTGCTCGTGTTCAGCTCCTGCCAACAGGAAGTAACTTCACATCATTAACAGTCTGCTTCAG GTACTTCACTGACCAACCTCCTAGCTACAGCCTCTTCTCCATGGCCAGCAGTGCTAGTGACAACGACTTCTTGATCTTCGTGTCGAGCAGTGGCCCTTTTGACGTGTTTACCCGTGGTCAGGTTTCTAGATTTCAGGGCATCTCCAACGAGCAGAACACCTGGTACTCCATGTGCAGCACCTGGGATGGCAACTCCAGGCTGGTCCAGCTCTGGACCAACGGCTCCCCCAGTGCCAAGAGGGCTGGTTTCCAAGGCAACTTAGATGGAAGCCCATTCATATTATTGGGACAAGAGCAGGACTCTGTGAATGGGGGGTTTGACGCTGCTCAGTCATTTGTGGGGATGATCACTGATGTCCACATGTATAATTACGTGCTCTCTCCGTGTGAGATCCAGGCCTTTACCAACGACCTAAATTTCACCCCTGGAAATGTGATCAACTGGAGGGCCCTTGAGTTCATCAGCACTGGCACTGTTGTACTAGACAACAATCAGCTAACTGGCTGCTACAAGGGTCAGTCTTGA
- the LOC134441841 gene encoding mucosal pentraxin-like, which translates to MKLLIISLLFAACYAVPMDLSGKMFVFPEKSATARVQLLPTGNNFTSVTVCFRYITDLTRHYSLFSMATSTNSNAFLIFKTSIAGRFDFWTHDQNTLFDGIPSEQNTWYSMCGTWDGNSRLVQYWTNGSPSTKKAGFQGNIDGKPFIVLGQEQDSFGGKFDAGQSFVGMITDVHMYNYVLSPCEIQAFTNDLNFTPGNVINWRALEFISTGTVVLDNSQMNGCYRGQS; encoded by the exons ATGAAACTccttatcataagcctccttTTTGCAGCCTGCTATGCTGTGCCAATGG ATCTATCCGGTAAAATGTTCGTCTTTCCAGAGAAGTCTGCAACTGCTCGTGTTCAGCTTCTGCCAACAGGAAATAACTTCACATCAGTGACTGTCTGCTTCAG GTACATCACTGACCTCACTCGTCACTATAGTCTATTCTCCATGGCAACCAGTACCAATTCCAACGCCTTCTTGATCTTCAAAACATCCATTGCTGGCCGTTTTGATTTCTGGACCCATGATCAGAATACTCTTTTTGACGGCATACCCAGTGAGCAGAACACCTGGTACTCCATGTGCGGCACCTGGGATGGCAACTCCAGGCTGGTCCAGTACTGGACCAACGGGTCCCCCAGCACCAAGAAGGCCGGTTTCCAAGGCAATATAGATGGAAAGCCATTTATAGTATTGGGACAAGAGCAGGATTCTTTTGGTGGGAAGTTTGACGCTGGGCAGTCATTTGTTGGGATGATCACTGATGTCCACATGTATAATTACGTGCTCTCTCCGTGTGAGATCCAGGCCTTCACCAATGATCTCAATTTCACCCCTGGAAATGTGATCAACTGGAGGGCCCTTGAGTTCATCAGCACTGGCACTGTTGTACTAGACAACAGTCAGATGAATGGCTGCTACAGGGGTCAGTCTTGA
- the LOC134440776 gene encoding mucosal pentraxin-like — protein MKLFIISLIFTACYAVPMDLSSKMFVFPEESATARVQLLPTGTNFTSVTVCLRFITDLTRTYSLFSMASRANNNDFLIFKLSAPGRFEMRTRGERAIFDGIPSEQNTWYSMCGTWDGNSRLVQLWTNGSPSTKKVGFQGTLDREPFIVLGQEQDSVGGKFDAGQSFVGMITDVHMYNYVLSPCEIQAFTNDLNFTPGNVINWRALEFISTGTVVLDNSQMNGCYRGQS, from the exons ATGAAActcttcatcataagcctcattTTCACAGCCTGCTATGCTGTTCCAATGG ATCTATCAAGTAAAATGTTCGTCTTTCCTGAGGAGTCTGCAACTGCTCGTGTTCAGCTCCTGCCAACAGGAACTAACTTCACATCAGTGACAGTCTGCTTAAG GTTCATCACTGACCTCACTCGTACCTACAGCCTCTTCTCCATGGCAAGTAGGGCCAATAATAACGACTTCTTGATCTTCAAATTATCAGCCCCTGGCCGTTTTGAAATGCGTACCCGTGGTGAGAGAGCTATTTTTGACGGTATACCCAGTGAGCAGAACACCTGGTACTCAATGTGCGGCACCTGGGATGGCAACTCCAGGCTGGTCCAGCTCTGGACCAACGGGTCCCCCAGCACAAAGAAGGTCGGTTTCCAAGGAACTCTGGACAGAGAGCCATTCATTGTTCTGGGACAAGAGCAGGACTCTGTGGGTGGGAAGTTTGACGCTGGTCAGTCATTTGTTGGGATGATCACTGATGTCCACATGTATAATTACGTGCTCTCTCCGTGTGAGATCCAGGCCTTTACCAATGACCTCAATTTCACCCCTGGAAATGTGATCAACTGGAGGGCCCTTGAGTTCATCAGCACTGGCACTGTTGTACTAGACAACAGTCAGATGAATGGCTGCTACAGGGGTCAGTCTTGA